A part of Flavobacteriaceae bacterium GSB9 genomic DNA contains:
- a CDS encoding response regulator, with product MKLVGKFYFLLIMFFGVFHELEGQQNFSVEHFLVEDGLPHNTISQIIQDKKGFIWLATFNGLSKYDGYTFQNFKPQSSDKVLMKNNRIDKISEDEYGRIWIQSNSNKANTYCFDPKNETFWSTELIPDLPKEGFVHSSVKTSKSGLVWLLSETDGCILVSDSSFNTKVYSKRLNTLNASAVHSVYEDAQKNSWLLTNNGLTLLTKNKLNDPYYYFSNPAGQAKSFYTTVEFDDEIWFGGANGTIAKYSKRGRSFRTQKIELDAHITWMKKLDQQTVLAFTDQEGFCTVNIYNGDIQYYNSETLPGLKTKDMSPVALTQNRRLWFLSNEETGINLFDFSTQQLYSYSSNIHGLEIPAAIPRSYVFTDYMGDIWVQPRGGGFSKFNPDNHELKPFDYKGYFPKGNFSNSFLAAFFDKQGNLWYSTRSSGLVKVVFSENNFKTTSVINEFIPSSVNDVRAIFQDKEGNVWVANKQNQIVLLDKDLNKIGHLSPSGQLIENAKWNKPAYKIIQDSQSNIWIGTRGDGLYKLTPQEVPFSYKVIHFKEDESNPYSISSNDIYSIFQDKSNRIWIGTFDGGVNLVDNNANGETHFINYKNEWRNYPIDDFNKVRCINQTPEGLLCAGATNGLLVFNPNGILNPQAEIKRYEAGFDGTNIGLNGNDVIDICITKKEEIFIATTSGGINKVTGKDSLGFPLTFKSFTKSDGLPSDNILSLLEDVDGKIWIATDYTLSRFNPEQEFFEVFHEVKSIISNNNFSEATSIQLSSGKLMFGYSEGVLHFFPGYIKTNNYVPYLALSNFKLFNQKVSINEDAPLRISLDQSETLVLSHNQNFFTIEFAALDYKNPENINYTYKLEGFDKNWNYSQTHGAATYTNVPKGEYVFKVKSTNSQGVWTNNQRKLPIIIKPSIWNTNLAYVLYVLAFIAAVLLVNHAIITIYRLKTKVKLEKEMSNMKQKFFIDISHELRTPLTLISSPIEYLLNDSRTPESIKKQLSFIAHSSNRLQRLVNQILDFRKIEETKMKVSEINLVSFVKDIFDDFSEVAKEQDIDFSFHSNANQVTIWADRNGLEKIIINLLSNAFKYTPKGKSIDVKITKHEKELGFHVIDQGIGISKNNQNKLFNRFVSFNNKSNNPSTGIGLSLVKEIADKHRAKLQFDSEVGSGSSFSVYFKLGKAHFSDEVDFTVDVEKSDSNLVEPTKSAKQGADEKIKVLLVEDEPDLRAFIKSILEDEYEIIEAEDGEIGYAMATKETPAFIISDIMMPKLNGVDLLKKIRNNVETSHIPVILLTAKTNIESKLEGLSYGADDYITKPFSVPYFKARIENLLNQRKRLQDIFSVFDKSVKNYKPMPSLITERDEDIMKKVMQTIEENIDNNNFSVEELGSIIGINRTTFGNKIKSLTGLTPVEFIRDIRLKRAEQLIVDTQLLIKQVAEMTGFSDMKYFSKSFKKKYGVAPIEYRKQNK from the coding sequence ATGAAACTAGTCGGAAAATTTTACTTTTTACTAATAATGTTTTTTGGGGTTTTCCATGAATTGGAAGGTCAGCAAAATTTCTCGGTGGAACACTTTTTGGTTGAAGATGGTCTTCCTCACAATACAATAAGCCAAATTATCCAAGACAAAAAAGGGTTTATTTGGTTGGCCACTTTTAATGGGCTTAGTAAATATGACGGATATACTTTTCAGAACTTCAAGCCGCAATCGTCTGATAAAGTTTTGATGAAGAATAACCGCATAGATAAAATTTCAGAGGACGAATATGGTCGTATCTGGATACAGTCTAACTCAAATAAGGCAAACACATATTGTTTTGATCCTAAAAACGAAACGTTTTGGAGTACTGAGTTAATTCCAGATTTGCCGAAAGAAGGATTTGTGCATAGTAGTGTAAAAACAAGTAAATCTGGGTTGGTCTGGCTGCTTTCTGAAACGGATGGATGTATTTTAGTTTCAGACTCTTCGTTTAATACCAAAGTATACAGTAAAAGGCTAAATACCCTTAATGCTTCGGCTGTACATTCGGTTTATGAAGACGCACAAAAAAACTCATGGCTGCTAACCAATAATGGACTAACGCTTTTAACGAAAAATAAATTAAATGACCCTTATTACTATTTTTCAAACCCAGCGGGGCAAGCCAAGTCTTTTTACACAACAGTAGAGTTTGATGATGAGATTTGGTTTGGAGGGGCTAACGGAACAATAGCCAAATATTCAAAACGCGGCCGTTCTTTTAGAACGCAAAAAATTGAACTGGATGCTCATATTACATGGATGAAAAAGCTTGATCAACAAACCGTTTTAGCGTTTACAGACCAAGAAGGGTTTTGTACTGTAAATATTTACAATGGCGACATTCAGTATTATAATTCAGAAACGCTACCAGGTCTTAAAACCAAAGATATGTCTCCAGTGGCTCTGACACAAAATAGACGATTATGGTTTTTAAGCAACGAAGAAACAGGCATCAACCTTTTTGATTTCTCTACGCAACAACTTTATTCTTATTCGTCTAACATTCATGGCTTAGAGATTCCAGCGGCAATTCCAAGGTCTTATGTTTTTACCGACTATATGGGCGATATTTGGGTACAGCCCCGTGGTGGTGGGTTTTCAAAATTTAACCCAGACAATCATGAACTTAAACCATTTGATTATAAAGGGTATTTCCCTAAAGGGAATTTTTCAAATAGTTTTCTAGCTGCTTTTTTCGATAAGCAAGGCAATTTGTGGTACAGTACGAGGTCATCAGGGTTGGTTAAAGTGGTGTTTAGCGAAAATAACTTTAAAACTACTAGCGTTATTAATGAATTTATTCCATCTTCAGTAAATGATGTTAGGGCGATTTTTCAGGACAAAGAAGGAAATGTTTGGGTCGCTAACAAACAGAACCAAATAGTCCTTTTAGATAAAGACTTAAATAAAATTGGTCACCTTTCTCCATCAGGACAATTAATTGAAAATGCTAAATGGAATAAGCCTGCTTACAAGATAATACAAGACAGCCAATCGAATATTTGGATTGGAACCCGAGGTGATGGCCTCTATAAATTAACTCCTCAAGAAGTTCCTTTTTCATATAAAGTTATTCATTTCAAAGAAGATGAGTCAAATCCTTATAGTATAAGCAGCAATGATATTTACAGTATATTCCAAGATAAAAGTAATCGCATATGGATAGGAACTTTTGATGGCGGAGTTAATCTTGTTGACAACAACGCAAATGGTGAAACCCATTTTATCAACTATAAAAATGAATGGAGAAATTATCCCATTGATGATTTTAATAAAGTCCGCTGTATAAACCAAACACCAGAAGGGTTATTATGTGCAGGAGCCACCAATGGGTTGCTTGTTTTTAATCCTAACGGTATATTAAATCCCCAAGCTGAGATTAAGAGATATGAAGCTGGTTTTGATGGGACAAATATTGGATTAAACGGAAATGATGTTATTGATATATGTATCACCAAAAAGGAAGAGATTTTTATAGCAACAACCTCTGGAGGTATTAACAAAGTGACTGGAAAAGATTCTTTAGGCTTTCCTTTAACATTCAAAAGCTTTACTAAAAGTGACGGTTTACCATCCGATAATATACTATCCCTATTGGAGGATGTTGACGGCAAAATATGGATAGCAACCGATTATACTTTATCACGCTTTAACCCTGAGCAAGAATTTTTTGAAGTTTTCCATGAAGTGAAATCAATTATTTCGAATAACAATTTTTCTGAGGCCACTAGCATACAATTAAGTTCTGGTAAACTGATGTTTGGTTACTCAGAGGGAGTTTTACACTTCTTTCCCGGGTACATTAAAACCAATAATTATGTGCCTTATTTAGCGTTATCCAATTTCAAGTTGTTTAACCAAAAAGTATCTATTAACGAAGACGCTCCATTGAGGATATCTTTAGACCAAAGTGAAACGTTGGTTTTATCTCATAATCAAAATTTCTTTACCATTGAGTTTGCTGCACTTGATTATAAGAATCCAGAAAATATTAATTATACTTACAAACTAGAGGGGTTCGATAAAAACTGGAATTACAGTCAAACACACGGTGCAGCAACCTACACTAATGTTCCTAAAGGGGAATATGTTTTTAAGGTAAAGTCTACCAATAGCCAAGGTGTTTGGACAAACAACCAACGCAAGCTACCAATAATCATTAAGCCTTCTATATGGAATACCAATTTAGCCTATGTGCTGTATGTGCTGGCCTTTATTGCTGCTGTTTTACTGGTTAACCATGCAATAATTACAATATACCGATTAAAAACTAAAGTAAAACTCGAGAAAGAAATGTCTAATATGAAACAAAAGTTTTTTATTGACATTTCCCATGAATTGCGTACCCCATTAACTCTTATTTCATCACCTATAGAATATTTGTTAAATGATAGTAGGACTCCAGAATCCATAAAAAAACAACTGTCATTTATAGCGCATAGTTCAAATAGGTTACAGCGTTTGGTCAATCAAATTCTGGATTTCCGTAAAATAGAGGAAACAAAAATGAAAGTTTCAGAAATAAACCTGGTTTCTTTCGTAAAAGATATTTTTGACGATTTTTCTGAAGTGGCAAAAGAACAAGACATTGATTTTTCCTTTCATAGCAACGCCAACCAAGTTACAATCTGGGCAGATAGGAACGGTCTGGAAAAAATTATTATCAACCTCTTATCAAATGCATTTAAGTACACACCAAAAGGAAAATCCATTGATGTTAAAATAACCAAACATGAAAAAGAATTGGGGTTTCATGTTATCGACCAAGGGATTGGAATTTCAAAGAACAACCAAAACAAACTCTTTAATCGATTTGTTTCATTCAATAATAAAAGTAACAATCCTAGTACGGGCATTGGGCTGTCTTTAGTGAAAGAAATTGCAGATAAGCACCGTGCCAAACTACAGTTTGATAGCGAAGTAGGGAGTGGGAGCTCATTTTCAGTTTATTTTAAGTTGGGTAAAGCGCATTTTTCAGATGAAGTGGATTTTACGGTTGACGTCGAAAAGTCAGATTCAAATTTGGTTGAGCCAACAAAATCGGCAAAACAAGGTGCTGATGAAAAAATTAAAGTTTTGCTGGTTGAAGATGAGCCCGATTTACGGGCGTTCATTAAATCTATCCTCGAAGATGAATATGAAATAATAGAGGCAGAAGACGGTGAGATAGGCTATGCCATGGCTACCAAAGAAACGCCGGCATTTATAATTAGCGATATCATGATGCCGAAGCTAAATGGGGTAGACCTTCTAAAAAAGATTAGAAATAATGTAGAAACAAGTCATATACCCGTAATTCTTTTAACCGCGAAAACCAATATTGAAAGTAAACTTGAAGGTCTTTCCTATGGTGCAGACGATTATATAACGAAACCATTTAGCGTGCCTTATTTCAAAGCAAGGATTGAAAACTTACTTAATCAGCGAAAGCGGCTTCAGGATATTTTTAGTGTTTTCGATAAAAGTGTAAAAAATTATAAACCTATGCCCAGTTTAATAACAGAACGGGATGAAGACATAATGAAAAAAGTAATGCAGACCATTGAAGAAAATATAGATAATAATAATTTTTCAGTAGAAGAATTAGGTTCCATTATAGGGATTAACCGGACTACGTTTGGTAATAAAATAAAAAGTTTGACAGGCTTAACCCCAGTTGAATTCATTAGGGATATAAGGTTGAAGCGAGCGGAACAACTTATTGTAGATACACAATTATTGATAAAACAAGTGGCCGAAATGACGGGCTTTTCAGATATGAAATATTTCAGTAAAAGTTTCAAAAAGAAATATGGAGTCGCTCCAATAGAATACAGAAAACAGAATAAGTAG
- a CDS encoding pectinesterase family protein, with product MKSIKKTSFFFISLLLSITGYAQSFSPDIVVDINGTGDFTSIQAAFDATPAGTPTIIYVKRGLYDQEKLIIPANKTNITLIGESRAETIISYDIYNCNDGGDGLCPDEKVALWDSNSDLVRTAATLTIQANDFRAENLTIQNTADPVGQAQAITLQADRNVFVNCDIKAYQDTIYFWMAEASRAYFETCMILGRTDYIYGRGVGFFNKCEIRSYGGGWITAPSSTINQDYGFVFYECNLTYQDNSPRSGDDGALVRFGRPWHEYPKVAWLYCNMPDFIHPEGWGDKWNMEYSDTSTELHLYEWMNTGAGADMSGRADWAGLRAMVDQTEADLYEPEIVLAGTDNWDPTAIAPTVTVFDWDGGAANNGWMEANNWNPDGVPATSEVANVDGSITIDANGGNFAADLNLVNGATVDVSANSSATLLTLNQSTLSSAANVSFAGTIKTKGDVSIDASNNLDITAALIGVHQITKVGSGISQLSNGNTGFTGDIVIESGDLQAKVESALGTSGKITVKTSGTLTIDTSNAIDVNTALYTEGSGQLVLNQDITISEWYIDGVIQPIGQYDATTNASTITGSGKIIIGRPSEFTFLGGNWDDANNYSPALLPEAGEKVIVDGVTIEAQSAPFAGDMYVQNAGSIRLRRQDSECLGPITMYQGTNISYATSGTGFYLDANIILEGDISLFMNSANVAGSTMELPGTFSGNYKVSVRNTRDIANSATANLGGDNSNFTGIWDLTIAAYNASGYSAINGLAENAFGNALIDLGENNQAIFNHAKCAGNVLNMNIAGNATAVLNVAVTVQQFTLNGSSLGDGTYDASTHPGLLTGTGSITVDSSLSIDDKVLVEYGMLKINGNLENLEIYNMLGQSVHKTNTSKEIDIKWLKSGIYIVLYKVDGKLGAIKIYKN from the coding sequence ATGAAATCAATTAAAAAAACAAGCTTCTTTTTTATTAGCCTATTGTTATCAATAACAGGTTATGCACAAAGTTTCAGTCCTGATATTGTCGTCGACATTAATGGCACGGGGGACTTCACTTCAATTCAAGCAGCTTTTGATGCCACACCGGCTGGCACACCTACAATTATTTATGTAAAACGTGGGCTGTACGACCAAGAAAAGCTAATCATTCCTGCCAACAAAACCAATATTACACTAATTGGTGAGAGTAGAGCGGAAACCATTATTTCTTACGATATTTACAATTGTAATGACGGTGGAGACGGACTATGTCCTGATGAAAAAGTAGCGCTTTGGGATAGTAATAGCGACTTAGTAAGAACCGCTGCAACCCTAACCATTCAAGCCAACGATTTTAGAGCCGAGAATTTAACTATCCAAAATACTGCTGACCCTGTTGGCCAAGCCCAAGCCATAACACTCCAAGCTGACCGAAATGTTTTTGTGAACTGTGATATTAAAGCCTATCAAGACACTATTTATTTTTGGATGGCAGAAGCATCACGTGCTTATTTCGAGACCTGTATGATTTTGGGCCGTACCGATTATATCTACGGTAGAGGAGTAGGGTTCTTCAATAAATGTGAAATTAGAAGCTATGGCGGAGGCTGGATTACAGCACCATCATCAACAATTAACCAAGATTATGGATTTGTATTTTATGAGTGTAATTTAACCTATCAGGATAACAGTCCGAGATCTGGTGATGATGGAGCCCTTGTTCGTTTCGGTCGTCCTTGGCATGAATATCCAAAGGTAGCTTGGCTGTATTGTAATATGCCTGATTTTATCCATCCAGAAGGCTGGGGCGATAAATGGAACATGGAATATTCAGATACTAGTACAGAGCTTCATTTATATGAATGGATGAATACTGGTGCTGGTGCCGATATGAGCGGAAGAGCAGATTGGGCAGGTTTGAGAGCTATGGTTGATCAAACGGAAGCTGACTTATACGAACCTGAAATCGTTTTGGCTGGTACTGACAACTGGGATCCGACAGCAATAGCACCGACAGTAACAGTTTTTGATTGGGATGGCGGAGCTGCCAATAATGGATGGATGGAAGCTAATAACTGGAACCCTGACGGTGTACCTGCTACTTCTGAAGTTGCAAATGTTGATGGCAGTATAACCATAGATGCCAACGGAGGAAATTTTGCAGCCGATTTAAATTTAGTAAATGGAGCAACAGTAGATGTTTCAGCCAATAGCTCTGCAACCCTATTAACATTAAACCAATCAACGCTTTCTTCTGCTGCAAATGTCTCTTTTGCAGGAACAATTAAAACCAAAGGTGATGTAAGTATTGATGCCTCAAATAACCTTGATATTACAGCTGCCCTTATTGGTGTGCATCAAATTACTAAAGTAGGTTCTGGAATTTCTCAACTTAGCAATGGAAATACGGGCTTTACCGGAGATATCGTTATTGAATCTGGAGATTTACAAGCTAAAGTTGAAAGTGCCCTAGGGACTTCAGGAAAAATAACGGTAAAAACAAGCGGAACTCTAACTATTGACACTAGTAATGCTATTGATGTTAATACAGCACTTTATACAGAAGGCTCTGGACAATTAGTGCTTAACCAAGATATTACTATTAGTGAATGGTATATTGACGGTGTTATACAACCCATTGGACAATATGATGCTACTACAAATGCCTCAACCATTACTGGTTCTGGTAAAATAATTATTGGAAGGCCAAGTGAATTTACGTTTCTTGGAGGAAATTGGGACGATGCTAATAATTATTCTCCAGCATTATTGCCTGAAGCAGGAGAAAAGGTTATTGTTGATGGCGTAACCATTGAAGCTCAAAGCGCCCCATTTGCTGGCGATATGTACGTGCAAAATGCTGGAAGTATTCGCTTAAGACGACAAGATTCTGAATGTTTAGGCCCAATTACCATGTACCAAGGCACTAATATTTCTTATGCTACAAGTGGAACAGGCTTTTATTTGGATGCCAATATTATATTAGAAGGCGATATTTCCCTTTTTATGAATAGTGCCAATGTTGCCGGTAGTACCATGGAATTGCCAGGAACGTTTTCCGGAAATTATAAAGTATCTGTACGAAACACAAGAGATATTGCCAATAGTGCTACAGCGAATTTAGGGGGAGATAACAGTAATTTTACTGGAATATGGGACTTAACCATTGCAGCTTACAATGCAAGTGGCTATTCAGCCATTAACGGTTTGGCAGAAAATGCCTTTGGAAATGCTTTAATCGATTTGGGTGAAAACAACCAAGCTATTTTCAATCATGCAAAATGTGCTGGTAATGTTCTAAATATGAATATTGCTGGTAATGCTACAGCTGTTTTAAATGTAGCGGTTACGGTACAACAATTTACTTTAAACGGCTCTTCGCTCGGAGATGGCACTTACGATGCTTCAACACATCCTGGCTTACTTACAGGTACTGGGTCTATTACTGTCGATTCCAGCTTAAGTATAGATGATAAGGTTTTGGTTGAATACGGTATGCTAAAAATTAATGGCAACCTTGAAAACCTTGAAATTTACAATATGTTAGGCCAAAGCGTTCATAAAACAAATACCTCCAAAGAAATCGATATTAAATGGTTAAAATCAGGAATCTATATAGTTCTTTACAAGGTCGATGGCAAATTAGGCGCTATTAAAATTTATAAAAATTAA
- a CDS encoding GDSL-type esterase/lipase family protein, which yields MKSVLKLLIGVFAFCNIIFANAQITLHTIGDSTMADYDENTTDKRGWSMMFQQFFTSDVSVNNRAKSGASSKSFYLESPYWATVKQQIASGDYVIIQFGHNDEKNGGLDGGTDPNNPINGTDYRGTSAQGTYKEYLRKYIDETRALGATPILATPMCRKYFSGGTITRKGRHDLGENFGVPESDHTYDYSYAMQEVATEKNVKLIDLTTLTKGLLESYGDAEATAQLFVSSDSTHPNALGATLVARLCAQDMTSQNILAEYINTSTDVLINPSNCDFGDAYTGQTLTKEFTITGFDLEPASGTFTLSVSDGFLIAADKTDTFTSSITMDYVNNNLEFSKFYISVSQSIGGTKDGTVTVTNGTVTKEIPLTANFIELTGGTEVNLLWELSADDSYVLEGPAIPLDESHSNMYVQRYSAPNSNTTWPEDSGYDTTRKTQRNLIDGDVWPAGEIDEVSTRYIQFGISASEGTELNIDKIRLYVGGAGGNGMRCRISYSTDDFATTSVIEEFSSMTANTMYAVSKIPTLKLAYGETLKLRIYPWYSNEATGKTICLADVNIHGVATPTLSTEKSLENKLKWILQNGFIKIKNAPVNSKVTIYDLTGRVIRESLKNNSDLLYIKSPSTKGIYIGKIESQQGIQTIKFFVP from the coding sequence ATGAAATCAGTATTAAAATTACTCATTGGAGTTTTTGCGTTTTGCAATATTATTTTTGCAAATGCACAAATTACCTTACATACCATTGGCGATTCTACAATGGCCGATTATGATGAAAATACTACGGACAAAAGAGGTTGGTCTATGATGTTCCAACAGTTTTTCACATCAGATGTTTCTGTTAACAACCGTGCAAAAAGTGGAGCCAGTAGCAAAAGCTTTTATCTGGAATCACCTTATTGGGCAACTGTAAAACAACAAATAGCAAGTGGTGATTACGTTATCATTCAATTTGGACATAACGATGAGAAAAATGGTGGCCTGGATGGTGGAACCGACCCCAACAATCCAATAAATGGAACAGACTATCGTGGTACATCGGCTCAAGGTACTTATAAAGAATACCTTAGAAAGTACATTGACGAAACACGTGCTTTAGGGGCTACACCTATTTTAGCGACACCCATGTGTAGAAAGTATTTTAGCGGCGGCACTATCACACGCAAAGGACGCCATGATTTAGGAGAAAATTTTGGTGTCCCTGAATCAGACCACACATATGACTATAGTTACGCCATGCAAGAAGTTGCTACGGAAAAAAATGTTAAGCTAATCGACTTGACCACATTAACAAAAGGGTTGCTAGAATCTTATGGTGATGCTGAAGCTACTGCTCAACTTTTTGTATCTTCTGACTCTACTCACCCTAATGCATTGGGAGCAACATTGGTTGCTAGGTTATGTGCTCAGGACATGACAAGTCAAAATATTTTGGCTGAATATATTAATACGTCAACCGATGTATTAATCAACCCAAGTAATTGTGATTTTGGTGATGCCTATACCGGACAGACTCTCACCAAAGAATTTACCATAACGGGGTTTGACCTTGAGCCAGCTTCAGGAACATTTACACTTTCTGTAAGCGATGGTTTTTTAATAGCGGCTGATAAAACCGACACATTTACTTCGTCCATTACTATGGATTATGTAAACAACAATCTTGAATTCTCAAAATTTTATATTTCAGTATCTCAGTCGATTGGAGGTACTAAAGATGGAACAGTTACCGTAACCAATGGAACAGTTACCAAAGAAATCCCCTTAACCGCTAATTTCATTGAGTTAACCGGTGGTACCGAAGTGAACCTGCTTTGGGAACTATCAGCAGATGATAGTTATGTTTTAGAAGGCCCTGCCATTCCTCTTGATGAATCCCACAGTAATATGTATGTGCAACGGTATTCTGCCCCTAACTCAAATACAACCTGGCCAGAAGACAGTGGTTACGATACAACCAGAAAAACACAAAGAAACCTAATAGATGGTGATGTTTGGCCTGCCGGAGAAATTGATGAGGTATCTACGCGCTATATACAGTTTGGAATTTCAGCAAGTGAGGGAACAGAGTTGAATATTGATAAAATAAGGTTATATGTTGGTGGAGCCGGTGGTAATGGTATGCGTTGTCGCATTTCCTATTCTACAGACGATTTTGCAACAACATCGGTCATTGAAGAGTTTTCAAGTATGACAGCCAATACCATGTATGCCGTTTCAAAAATCCCTACTTTAAAGCTTGCATATGGAGAAACTTTAAAACTTCGAATTTATCCGTGGTATAGCAATGAGGCAACAGGAAAAACCATTTGTCTTGCAGATGTTAATATACACGGTGTAGCCACTCCAACACTTTCCACGGAGAAGTCGTTGGAAAATAAATTAAAATGGATACTGCAGAATGGTTTTATTAAGATTAAAAATGCGCCTGTAAACAGTAAAGTTACAATCTATGACTTAACAGGCAGGGTAATTCGTGAATCATTAAAAAACAATAGCGATTTATTATATATAAAATCACCTTCTACTAAAGGTATTTATATTGGTAAAATTGAATCTCAACAAGGTATACAAACAATAAAGTTTTTTGTGCCTTAA